A region of the Apium graveolens cultivar Ventura chromosome 6, ASM990537v1, whole genome shotgun sequence genome:
GCACTATTTATAGGCTGAAAACCGGAATTTTAAAAACCAAAAATTTAATTTAGGCACAAAAAAAATATTGCGGAAGCTGAGGGGTAAAGCTGTTGACTAATCTGCCGCAATGACCCAATGCGGCAAGAACTACTGCAGCAATGGGTCAATGCGGAAAGAGATTCTATAGCAATGAGCCAATGCGGTATGTCGGTCCAACCTTTGACCAGTCAACTTATAATAATAATGGCACAAAAATTAAGTATGAATTcacaaaaaattataaaattattaatataaattttaaaaacaaaaattaggtatgaattcacaaaaaattgatattgatttaatatttgcacaaaaattaagtatgaattcacaaaaaagtataaaattaataatataaattttattattaaaattgataatttgattttttttaactaaaataacatatatgacaatttttaaaaacataaaactcacaaaatattgtaatcataaaaattcagaaatacTATTTGAAAACCAAAACTTTAATTTAGGCACAAAAAAAAATATTGCGGAAGCTGAGGGGTAAGACTGTTGACTAATCTGCCGCAATGACCCAATACGGCAGGAACTACTGCAGCAATGGGTCAATGCCAGAGTACTCCCGCATTGATTCATTGCGTCAGGAACTCGGCTATAATGGCTCCAAAATCTGGTTGGTGGTTATATTTAATGGGTCACtccagcaatgtttcattgctgGAATGTTTCATTGCTGAAGACAGTTTTATTTGATTCAACATTTACTTCTTATTactcattttaaaatttacaatATACTTTCAACAATTTCAAATTTACTTTCAATTTACTCATTCTTGAAGGTGATCTCAAAAGGTTAGTTTTCAATTGTTGATGGCTTCTTTTTTATTTAAAGCTTGTAGTTCCTCTTCTAGTGAAAATGATAATTACGATTATTATACCCCCGTTAGAAGAAACCCCGTAGCTCGTCGTAAGTTATTTGTTGATGAAGATACTGTAAATCTTGATAGTGTTGATAATATAAATAATGTTGGTGGTGATAATATTGATGTTGATAATGTTAGTGTTCATAATGTTGATAATAACGTTGGTGGTAATAATGTTGGCGGTCGTAATGTTGATGATAACGTTGGTGGTGATAATATTGGCGGTCATAATGTTGATGATAACGTTGGTGGTGATAATTTTGACGGTGAAAATGTTGATGACGTAAAAGATGAGAAAAATGTTGAGAAAAAGAATCATGGATTTAAGAATAGTAACGATATTGTGCCTTATGTCGGCAAGATTTTCGATACATTGGATGATGCGGAAGCATTTTATATGAATTATGGTCAAAAAGAGGGATTCGAGATAATAATTAGGAATACTCATAAGTGAACAAACATAAATGAACCATCATACCGTTTGTTTATTTGTCGAAAAGGTGGAAGGGTAGGAGCGACGCCGTTGGATTTTGGTAAAGGAAAACGAGTTAGAGAGGTAATTCCACGAACGAATTGTGGTGCTCGAATGTCTGTCGTTCACAAAGTGAAGATGGACAAATGGCAAATTAGTTCGGTGGATTTAGAACACAATCATAAATTGGTGTCGCCGGAAAAAGTTCAATTTTTTCAAAGATCACTCAACATAGATCTTATGACGCGATCATTGATTGAGTTGTTTAACAAATCAGGAATTGAGACGGGCAAAGTAATGAAGTTTCTTAGCGAGACAAAGGGGGGTGTTGAAAATCTTGGTTTTTCTAATCAAGACGTACGTAATGTCATACGTAATATTCGGCGCCGAGTGTTTGATTCGGGTGATGCGGAGTGTGGATTACTTTTATTACGAGAACTACAAGAAAATAGTTTTGGTAATTTCTTTTATCGGGTGGATGTAGATGATGAGAATCGTGTACGGGGTTTGGTGTGGGTTGATCCTCGGTCCATGAACGCGTACAAGAATTTTGGTGATGTGGTTATGTTTGATTCAACTTACCGGACGAATAGGTATTGTATGCCTTTCATACCTATTACGGGCGTaaaccaccattatcaaaatatATTATTTGGATTTGCACTTGTAAGGGATGAGACTGAGGCATCGTATAAGTGGGTTTTGAGGACATGGTTGGAAGCCGTCGACAATAAACCGCCTCGAACAATTATTACTGATCAAGACATTGCATTAGGAAATGCCATTGCCGAGGTCATGCCTATGCCACAAACAAAGCATACGTATTGTACATGGCATATAAGTAGTAAGTTTCCCGAGAATTTGTTTTATTTATACACAAATTATTTGGAGTTCAAGACAGAGTTTAATGCATGTGTGTACAAGTCGTTGACACCTACAGAATTTGAAGGTAAATGGGAGCAATTAGTCGAGAAGTACGATCTTGAGGATCATGTTTGGTTAAATGACATGTATGCTATTAGAACTCAATGGATTGGTGCTTACACGAAGCAACATTTTTCCGCTGACATGACTACAACTTCAAGAAGCGAGTCTACAAATTCTTTTTTTGATGAATATGTGCAATCATCTACCGGTTTGAAGGAATTCATTGAGAACTCCCAAAAGGCTTTGGAGACACAATATCTGAAGGAGGTTAAAGCCGATTATGATAGCGAACAATTGGAAAGGAGATTAGTTTTGCACTCATCCTTGGAAATGCATGCATCCGAAATCTACACGAAAGAAATGTTCAAACGGTGTCAAAAGGAGCTTATAAAAAGTACATGTTACATCGTGAACAGTGTCAAAAACAATGGAACTTATATGTCGAAACTGTATTTGGTTGAGAAGGCTACCCTGCCGGAGAATTGCAGAAGAAAATATCGAGTGACGGTTTTCATGTATGAAAAAATTGAATGCTCGTGTAAGAAGTTTGAACATTCCGGGATGATTTGCAAACACATAATCCGTTATCTTGacaaaaaacaaaaaatcaaGATACCGGAAAGTCTCATCATGGGTAGGTGGACAATGAACGGCAATAAAATTGCGGGGCCTCTTCCATATGCTCCTCCCGGTATTGGTAATGATGGTGCATCACAGCCATTAAGGTATGGTGCATTGTGCAAATCTTTTCAAGATTTAGCTGCTTCCGGTAGTTGTTCTGTTTCACGGTATAAATACTTAATGGGTGTGATTGATAGAGAGAAGAGATACTTAAAAGATGCTTTTGCGGATGAAGAGCGTAGAGAAAGAACCCATGAGGCGAAAAATCAAGAGGACTGCCAACATGATCCAATATTTGATCCTCCAACGTCGAAAACTAAAGGAAGGAAGAAAACAAAAAGATATAAAAGTGGAATTGAGACGGCAACTTCAAAGATCAAGATCAAGCCTCGAAAGTGCAATTATTGTTGGGCGATCGGAGGAGAACATGA
Encoded here:
- the LOC141665180 gene encoding protein FAR1-RELATED SEQUENCE 5-like, translated to MRQELLQQWVNAERDSIAMSQCGTTAAMGQCQSTPALIHCVRNSAIMAPKSGWWLYLMGHSSNVSLLECFIAEDTCSSSSSENDNYDYYTPVRRNPVARRKLFVDEDTVNLDSVDNINNVGGDNIDVDNVSVHNVDNNVGGNNVGGRNVDDNVGGDNIGGHNVDDNVGGDNFDGENVDDVKDEKNVEKKNHGFKNSNDIVPYVGKIFDTLDDAEAFYMNYGGRVGATPLDFGKGKRVREVIPRTNCGARMSVVHKVKMDKWQISSVDLEHNHKLVSPEKVQFFQRSLNIDLMTRSLIELFNKSGIETGKVMKFLSETKGGVENLGFSNQDVRNVIRNIRRRVFDSGDAECGLLLLRELQENSFGNFFYRVDVDDENRVRGLVWVDPRSMNAYKNFGDVVMFDSTYRTNRYCMPFIPITGVNHHYQNILFGFALVRDETEASYKWVLRTWLEAVDNKPPRTIITDQDIALGNAIAEVMPMPQTKHTYCTWHISSKFPENLFYLYTNYLEFKTEFNACVYKSLTPTEFEGKWEQLVEKYDLEDHVWLNDMYAIRTQWIGAYTKQHFSADMTTTSRSESTNSFFDEYVQSSTGLKEFIENSQKALETQYLKEVKADYDSEQLERRLVLHSSLEMHASEIYTKEMFKRCQKELIKSTCYIVNSVKNNGTYMSKLYLVEKATLPENCRRKYRVTVFMYEKIECSCKKFEHSGMICKHIIRYLDKKQKIKIPESLIMGRWTMNGNKIAGPLPYAPPGIGNDGASQPLRYGALCKSFQDLAASGSCSVSRYKYLMGVIDREKRYLKDAFADEERRERTHEAKNQEDCQHDPIFDPPTSKTKGRKKTKRYKSGIETATSKIKIKPRKCNYCWAIGGEHDARNCPLREEHDRRNF